Proteins encoded together in one Streptomyces umbrinus window:
- a CDS encoding ArsR/SmtB family transcription factor, translating into MSDASLWAALADPHRRAIVALLLERPRPVGEIVEACGLSQPSTSKHLKVLRDAGLVRVRQDAQRRVYALDPAPIAELDAWLAPYRKLWSMSLDALGRRLDETATAAATAPGESSDEEDADTSTPSPKD; encoded by the coding sequence ATGTCCGACGCCTCCCTCTGGGCCGCACTCGCCGATCCGCACCGAAGGGCCATCGTCGCGCTCCTCCTGGAGCGGCCGAGGCCCGTCGGTGAGATCGTCGAGGCGTGCGGTCTGAGCCAGCCGAGCACGTCCAAGCATCTGAAGGTGCTGCGGGACGCCGGCCTGGTGCGCGTACGACAGGACGCGCAGCGCCGTGTCTACGCGCTCGACCCGGCGCCGATCGCGGAGCTCGACGCCTGGCTGGCCCCGTACCGCAAGCTCTGGAGCATGAGCCTGGACGCGCTGGGCCGACGCCTGGACGAGACGGCGACAGCCGCAGCGACGGCACCGGGGGAGTCGTCGGACGAAGAGGACGCAGACACTTCAACCCCCTCCCCGAAGGACTGA
- a CDS encoding SRPBCC family protein, with protein MSTEPTGTYLTLDDGRPAVRFTRTYDHPVDRVWEFVTEPGELAHWFPSRVEIELREGGTIRFGDDPNMEDSTGRVLAVDVPRHLSFSWGGDELHFDLEELDEKRTRFTLTNVLEAENTAARNGAGWEVCLSALDAHARGASLGGPHAGAGAPWQEVYRAYVEAGVPSGAAIPGQDA; from the coding sequence ATGTCCACGGAACCCACCGGCACCTACCTCACCCTGGACGACGGCCGCCCCGCCGTCCGCTTCACCCGCACCTACGACCACCCAGTCGACCGCGTCTGGGAGTTCGTCACCGAGCCCGGGGAACTGGCCCACTGGTTCCCCTCCCGCGTCGAGATCGAGCTCCGCGAGGGCGGCACGATCAGGTTCGGTGACGACCCGAACATGGAGGACTCCACCGGGCGAGTGCTCGCGGTCGACGTGCCCCGGCACCTCTCCTTCAGCTGGGGCGGCGACGAACTGCACTTCGATCTGGAGGAGTTGGACGAGAAGCGCACCCGTTTCACCCTCACCAACGTCCTGGAGGCCGAGAACACGGCCGCCCGCAACGGCGCCGGCTGGGAGGTGTGCCTCTCCGCCCTCGACGCGCACGCCCGCGGAGCCTCGCTCGGTGGCCCGCACGCGGGTGCCGGTGCGCCCTGGCAGGAGGTCTACCGGGCGTACGTCGAGGCCGGCGTCCCCTCCGGAGCCGCGATCCCGGGACAGGACGCCTGA
- a CDS encoding ABC transporter permease subunit: MLKAVVRGGAPVLLWRAALVAALLCGVGLLPWLSRTDPAFTVLKARSAERAPTPEVLDAIRAQLGLDAGPLKLLGDWFGGLLHGDAGRSWISGAEVTPSVLQALGVSLLLMGGSLAVAVLTAGAVCARTLRLGAGRRPDGRRSAGTGSALLSTLPDFLTASVLAAVVGVQLGWLPALGWYGPQWMVLPALSLGLPAGALLGRMLDDLLPGAFAEQWALAAAARGVPGRSIARQALRRCVPGLLPNFSLFVVGLTGGAVAVEQVFDIPGLGRLTLQAAVAQDLPVLQAGALALVLLAAAAGGLTRLTARLLIGPALRDGALSSLHRPTPPRPTTLPLLYGGLLLSVVALGLARDPLRLDTTDRLQSPSWAHPFGTDGLGRDVLARVGHGALSTLVLALAVSAAALLLGVLLGLLPRFSGPLVDTVNAVPPVLAALLVTGVAGSGPSTPALAVTAVAWAPLAAHTSALLQQERATTHLTATRGLGAGPLQLLRHELLPAVLPPVLRHALLRLPGVALALAALGFLGLGAQPPSPEWGLLLSENQPYAERAPWAVLAPAAALALLGAVAVTGGGGVRWPGRPRRARRRDTGKTETETETEAATRPGPQAPARPIRAEA; encoded by the coding sequence GTGCTCAAGGCCGTCGTACGCGGCGGGGCGCCGGTGCTGCTCTGGCGCGCCGCCCTCGTCGCCGCCCTGCTGTGCGGTGTCGGGCTGCTGCCCTGGCTGTCGCGCACGGACCCGGCGTTCACCGTGCTCAAGGCACGGTCCGCCGAACGCGCCCCGACGCCTGAGGTACTGGACGCGATCCGTGCTCAACTCGGCCTGGACGCCGGGCCGTTGAAGCTGCTCGGCGACTGGTTCGGCGGGCTGCTGCACGGTGACGCGGGCCGGTCGTGGATCTCCGGTGCGGAGGTCACGCCGTCGGTGCTCCAGGCGCTCGGGGTCTCGCTCCTGCTGATGGGCGGGTCGCTGGCCGTCGCGGTGCTCACGGCGGGGGCGGTGTGTGCCCGTACGCTGCGGCTCGGTGCGGGGCGGCGGCCCGACGGCCGGCGCTCGGCGGGCACCGGATCGGCGCTCCTGTCCACGCTGCCCGACTTCCTGACCGCCTCGGTGCTCGCCGCCGTCGTCGGCGTGCAGCTCGGCTGGCTGCCCGCGCTCGGCTGGTACGGGCCCCAGTGGATGGTGCTGCCCGCGCTCTCGCTCGGCCTGCCCGCGGGCGCGCTGCTCGGGCGGATGCTCGACGACCTGCTGCCGGGCGCGTTCGCCGAGCAGTGGGCGCTGGCGGCCGCCGCGCGCGGAGTCCCCGGCCGGAGCATCGCCCGTCAGGCACTGCGCCGCTGCGTGCCCGGACTGCTCCCGAACTTCAGCCTGTTCGTCGTCGGCCTGACCGGCGGCGCGGTCGCCGTGGAGCAGGTCTTCGACATCCCCGGCCTCGGACGGCTGACCCTCCAGGCCGCCGTGGCGCAGGACCTGCCCGTCCTCCAGGCGGGCGCCCTCGCACTCGTCCTGCTGGCGGCGGCCGCCGGAGGCCTCACCCGGCTCACGGCGCGGCTCCTGATCGGCCCGGCCCTGCGCGACGGCGCACTCTCCTCGCTGCACCGCCCGACACCGCCCCGGCCGACAACCCTGCCCCTGCTGTACGGCGGACTGCTGCTCTCAGTCGTCGCGCTGGGCCTTGCCCGGGATCCGCTGCGCCTCGACACCACCGACCGCCTCCAATCCCCTTCCTGGGCACACCCGTTCGGCACGGACGGACTCGGGCGCGATGTGCTGGCACGGGTCGGCCATGGCGCTCTGAGCACCCTGGTTCTGGCTCTGGCCGTGAGCGCGGCCGCGCTCCTGCTGGGCGTTCTGCTGGGGCTGCTGCCACGGTTCTCCGGGCCGCTGGTCGACACGGTCAACGCCGTACCGCCGGTCCTCGCGGCCCTCCTCGTCACAGGCGTCGCGGGCAGCGGTCCCTCGACACCGGCGCTCGCGGTGACCGCCGTCGCCTGGGCACCGCTCGCGGCCCACACCTCGGCACTGCTCCAACAGGAGCGCGCCACCACGCACTTGACGGCGACCCGGGGCCTGGGCGCGGGCCCGCTCCAACTGCTCCGCCACGAACTCCTCCCGGCCGTCCTGCCCCCGGTCCTGCGCCACGCACTGCTCCGCCTGCCCGGCGTCGCCCTGGCCCTCGCGGCCCTCGGTTTCCTCGGCCTCGGCGCGCAACCGCCGTCCCCGGAGTGGGGCCTGCTCCTGTCCGAGAACCAGCCGTACGCGGAACGGGCCCCCTGGGCGGTACTGGCACCCGCCGCCGCACTCGCCCTGCTGGGGGCGGTGGCCGTCACGGGCGGGGGCGGGGTGCGGTGGCCCGGGAGGCCGCGTCGCGCACGCCGACGCGACACCGGCAAGACCGAGACCGAGACTGAGACCGAGGCGGCGACGCGGCCCGGACCGCAGGCCCCCGCCCGCCCGATCCGGGCCGAGGCGTGA
- a CDS encoding NHLP bacteriocin export ABC transporter permease/ATPase subunit yields MGTPVDGSGLTRLDLEGPHVLWLVVSGAMDLFAVDAAQQGHWHHLGRLEAGALLLGPVAGPQHTLVGRPLRACVLRRIALRELYQPPQTETWTYDAYGNPQYVPPATSPLEYALSLGVGRGLAILFEAPLATERDAVLTDDDVLWMQVPPGSVQYGSVYGAEAAADLLVDPAMWQAMVDQQYRLLATLDRWIEQLERTHETRTAAGIKAGEAVRAQADRTLIASMSKRSGSGPGAADADATYAACKLVAHAAGITLADPAQGGVESDRLDPVEQIALASRVRVRAVRLDGRWWRDNIGPLVGHRVASGAPAALLWRRGGYVAVHPSSGRETPVEKANAAEFEPRAVMFYRPLPERRLSPLRLLRFSLRGTGGDMRNLAMSGLVTVALGALVPIATGKVLGEFVPKAQESLIVQFCLAIMIASVVSAAFMLMQNLTMLRLEGRIEATLQPAVWDRLLRLPTKFFTSRSTGELASAAMGISAIRRLMAGVGPVVVQSVTVGAMNLALLFWYSVPMALAAIGMLVVIAGVFLGLGLWQVRWQRRLVVLSNKLNNQAFQTLRGLPKLRVAAAENYAYAAWAGEFARSRELQQRVGRIKNLTTVLGAVYLPLCSLIMFMLLAGPARGSLSAAAFLTFNTSMTMLLTSVTQVTGAFVSMVSALPMFEEIRPVLDATPEVRVASTRPAELSGAMEAKKLSFRYTEDGPLVLDDVSFAIRPGEFVAVVGPSGCGKSTLLRLLIGFDKPVSGSVLYDGQDLAALDQSAVRRQCGVVLQHAQPFTGSILDVICGTEPYTPEEAMAAAEMAGLAEDIKRMPMGLHTIVSGSGAVSGGQRQRLMIAQALIRRPRILFFDEATSALDNETQRTVIESTRALNATRVVIAHRLSTVMDADRVIVMEDGRVAQQGPPAQLLADTGGRLHELVRRQMQ; encoded by the coding sequence ATGGGCACACCGGTCGACGGCTCCGGCCTCACCCGTCTGGACCTCGAAGGGCCGCACGTGCTGTGGCTGGTCGTGTCCGGCGCCATGGACCTGTTCGCGGTCGACGCCGCCCAGCAGGGCCACTGGCACCACCTCGGCCGCCTCGAAGCGGGCGCGCTGCTGCTCGGCCCGGTCGCGGGACCCCAGCACACCCTGGTCGGCAGGCCGCTGCGCGCGTGCGTACTGCGCCGGATCGCGCTGCGCGAGCTGTACCAGCCCCCGCAGACCGAGACCTGGACGTACGACGCGTACGGCAACCCCCAGTACGTCCCCCCGGCCACCAGCCCGCTGGAGTACGCCCTGTCGCTCGGCGTCGGCCGGGGCCTCGCCATCCTCTTCGAGGCCCCCCTGGCGACCGAGCGGGACGCGGTGCTCACGGACGACGACGTGCTGTGGATGCAGGTGCCGCCGGGCAGTGTGCAGTACGGCTCCGTGTACGGCGCCGAGGCCGCGGCGGACCTGCTCGTGGACCCCGCGATGTGGCAGGCCATGGTCGACCAGCAGTACCGGCTGCTGGCCACCCTCGACCGCTGGATCGAGCAGTTGGAGCGCACGCACGAGACCCGCACGGCCGCGGGCATCAAGGCGGGCGAGGCGGTCCGCGCGCAGGCCGACCGGACGCTCATCGCCTCCATGTCCAAGCGATCGGGATCGGGTCCGGGCGCGGCGGACGCCGATGCCACGTACGCCGCCTGCAAGCTCGTCGCACACGCCGCCGGGATCACGCTCGCCGACCCGGCGCAGGGCGGCGTGGAGAGCGACCGGCTCGACCCCGTCGAACAGATCGCGCTCGCCTCCCGGGTCCGGGTGCGTGCCGTACGCCTCGACGGGCGCTGGTGGCGCGACAACATCGGGCCGCTCGTCGGGCACCGGGTCGCGTCCGGCGCCCCGGCCGCGCTGCTGTGGCGGCGCGGCGGATATGTGGCGGTGCATCCGTCGAGCGGTCGTGAGACGCCGGTCGAGAAGGCCAACGCGGCGGAGTTCGAACCGCGGGCCGTCATGTTCTACCGGCCACTGCCCGAACGTCGGCTGAGCCCGCTGCGGCTGCTGCGGTTCAGTCTCCGGGGCACCGGTGGGGACATGCGCAACCTCGCGATGAGCGGTCTGGTGACGGTGGCCCTCGGCGCGCTGGTGCCGATCGCGACCGGCAAGGTGCTCGGCGAGTTCGTGCCGAAGGCCCAGGAGAGCCTGATCGTCCAGTTCTGTCTGGCCATCATGATCGCCAGTGTGGTGTCTGCGGCCTTCATGCTGATGCAGAACCTCACCATGCTGCGGCTGGAGGGCCGTATCGAGGCCACGCTCCAACCGGCCGTGTGGGACAGGCTTTTGCGGCTGCCGACGAAGTTCTTCACGTCCCGCTCCACCGGTGAACTGGCCAGTGCGGCCATGGGGATCAGCGCGATCCGCCGGCTGATGGCGGGCGTCGGCCCGGTGGTGGTCCAGTCGGTGACGGTCGGCGCGATGAACCTCGCGCTGCTCTTCTGGTACAGCGTCCCGATGGCTCTCGCCGCGATCGGCATGCTCGTCGTCATCGCCGGGGTCTTCCTCGGACTCGGTCTGTGGCAGGTGCGCTGGCAGCGCCGGCTGGTCGTACTGAGCAACAAGCTCAACAACCAGGCCTTCCAGACCCTGCGCGGCCTGCCCAAGCTGCGGGTCGCGGCGGCGGAGAACTACGCGTACGCGGCCTGGGCCGGCGAGTTCGCGCGCAGCCGTGAACTCCAGCAGCGCGTGGGCCGGATCAAGAACCTCACGACGGTGCTGGGCGCGGTGTATCTGCCGCTCTGCTCACTCATCATGTTCATGTTGCTGGCGGGTCCCGCGCGCGGTTCGCTGTCGGCCGCCGCCTTCCTGACGTTCAACACCTCGATGACGATGCTGCTGACCTCGGTCACCCAGGTGACGGGTGCCTTCGTGTCGATGGTCTCCGCGCTGCCGATGTTCGAGGAGATCAGGCCGGTCCTGGACGCGACGCCCGAGGTGCGGGTGGCGAGTACGCGTCCTGCCGAACTGTCCGGAGCCATGGAGGCGAAGAAGCTCTCCTTCCGGTACACCGAGGACGGTCCGCTGGTCCTGGACGACGTGTCCTTCGCGATCCGGCCGGGCGAGTTCGTGGCGGTCGTCGGCCCCAGCGGCTGCGGCAAGTCCACCCTGCTGCGGCTCCTCATCGGCTTCGACAAGCCGGTCTCGGGGAGCGTCCTGTACGACGGCCAGGACCTGGCGGCCCTCGACCAGTCCGCCGTACGCCGTCAGTGCGGTGTGGTGCTCCAGCACGCGCAGCCGTTCACCGGGTCGATCCTGGACGTCATCTGCGGCACCGAGCCCTACACGCCCGAGGAGGCGATGGCGGCCGCCGAGATGGCCGGGCTCGCCGAGGACATCAAGCGCATGCCGATGGGCCTGCACACGATCGTCTCCGGCAGCGGCGCCGTGTCCGGCGGCCAGCGTCAACGGCTGATGATCGCCCAGGCGTTGATCCGGCGCCCGCGCATCCTCTTCTTCGACGAGGCGACCAGCGCCCTGGACAACGAGACCCAGCGCACGGTCATCGAGAGCACCCGAGCCCTCAACGCCACGCGTGTGGTGATCGCGCACCGCCTGTCCACCGTCATGGACGCGGACCGCGTCATCGTGATGGAGGACGGCCGGGTCGCCCAACAGGGCCCGCCCGCCCAGCTGTTGGCGGACACGGGCGGGCGGCTGCACGAGCTGGTGCGGCGGCAGATGCAGTAG
- a CDS encoding MFS transporter: MPQTETLSEGARKGTPDKADAPSSAKRWWILSIIAIAQLMVVLDATIVNIALPSAQADLGFSDGNRQWIVTAYALAFASLLLLGGRLADLFGRKPTFLIGVAGFAGASVLGGAANSFGMLVTARALQGVFAALLAPAALSLLNTTFTDAKERAKAFSVYGAIAGAGGALGLLLGGVLTDALDWRWTLYVNIIFAVIALVGGWMLLSNHRDAASSKLDLPGALLVSSGLFALVYGFSNAETHDWSSPQTWGFLIAGGLLLTVFAWWQTRAAHPLLPMRVLLDRSRGASFLAVLVTGAGMFGVFLFLTYYLQLNLGFSPTKTGVAFLPMMAALMVMAQVSTTKLVPRIGPKVVIPAGFAIAAVGMAWLTGIGVGSSYSTDVLPQLLLIGAGLGIVMPPAMALATSGISPEDAGVASATVNAMQQVGGSIGTALLNTLAASAATSYMSGKDATNKLVQAQSTIESYTTAFWWSAGFFAVGAVIAFLLYRRGVPEQDAEAAPVVHM; this comes from the coding sequence ATGCCCCAGACTGAGACTCTTTCCGAAGGTGCCCGTAAGGGCACACCCGACAAGGCCGACGCGCCGTCGTCGGCGAAACGGTGGTGGATCCTCTCGATCATCGCGATCGCCCAGCTGATGGTGGTGCTGGACGCGACCATCGTGAACATCGCCCTGCCGTCGGCGCAGGCGGACCTCGGCTTCTCCGACGGCAACCGCCAGTGGATCGTCACCGCGTACGCGCTGGCCTTCGCCTCACTGCTTCTGCTGGGCGGCCGGCTGGCCGACCTCTTCGGGCGAAAGCCCACCTTCCTCATCGGTGTCGCGGGATTCGCCGGGGCCTCGGTGCTCGGCGGCGCGGCGAACAGCTTCGGAATGCTGGTCACCGCGCGCGCCCTCCAGGGTGTGTTCGCCGCACTCCTCGCACCCGCCGCGCTCTCGCTCCTCAACACGACCTTCACCGACGCCAAGGAGCGCGCCAAGGCGTTCAGCGTGTACGGCGCCATCGCCGGTGCCGGCGGTGCGCTCGGACTGCTGCTCGGTGGTGTGCTGACGGACGCGCTGGACTGGCGCTGGACCCTGTACGTCAACATCATCTTCGCCGTGATCGCCCTCGTCGGCGGCTGGATGCTGCTGAGCAACCACCGTGACGCCGCGAGCTCCAAGCTGGACCTGCCCGGTGCGCTGCTGGTCTCCTCCGGTCTCTTCGCCCTCGTCTACGGCTTCTCCAACGCCGAGACGCACGACTGGAGTTCGCCCCAGACCTGGGGCTTCCTGATCGCCGGCGGGCTGCTCCTGACGGTGTTCGCCTGGTGGCAGACCCGTGCCGCGCACCCGCTGCTGCCGATGCGCGTCCTGCTCGACCGCAGCCGCGGAGCCTCGTTCCTCGCCGTGCTCGTGACCGGTGCGGGCATGTTCGGAGTCTTCCTCTTCCTCACCTACTACCTGCAGCTGAACCTGGGCTTCAGCCCGACGAAGACCGGTGTCGCCTTCCTGCCGATGATGGCGGCCCTGATGGTCATGGCCCAGGTCTCCACGACGAAGCTGGTCCCGCGCATCGGCCCGAAGGTCGTCATCCCGGCGGGCTTCGCGATCGCCGCGGTCGGCATGGCCTGGCTGACCGGCATCGGGGTCGGCTCCAGCTACTCGACCGACGTGCTGCCGCAGCTGCTCCTGATCGGCGCGGGACTCGGCATCGTGATGCCGCCCGCGATGGCCCTGGCCACGAGTGGGATCTCGCCGGAGGACGCCGGTGTCGCCTCCGCGACGGTCAACGCCATGCAGCAGGTCGGCGGTTCCATCGGTACCGCCCTGCTCAACACGCTCGCCGCGAGCGCCGCCACCAGCTACATGTCCGGCAAGGACGCCACCAACAAGCTGGTCCAGGCCCAGTCGACGATCGAGAGCTACACCACCGCCTTCTGGTGGTCGGCGGGCTTCTTCGCGGTGGGCGCGGTGATCGCCTTCCTCCTCTACCGCCGCGGGGTTCCCGAGCAGGACGCGGAAGCCGCGCCGGTCGTCCACATGTGA
- a CDS encoding alpha/beta hydrolase: MRRGMFEVDGAELYYEVRGDGPALLLISGAGGDAGYFTGIADELADAFTVITYDRRGNSRSTGQGDALMDLSQQASDARALIDGLAGGRALVFGNSGGAIIGLTLAARHSEVVVGLIAHEPPAVNVLPDGDPARDFFAEVAEAYARGGAPAAGRLFGRTVRGEGTYLWPEDLWKRFLGNGDHLFGREWPGFAAFLPDEAALSGAPFPIVLGAGSADRGTYYARPSIEIARRIGVPWVEFPGIHMEFLPRPAGFAAAVRILATQMWTRGGDVPQGWLG; the protein is encoded by the coding sequence ATGCGCAGGGGCATGTTCGAGGTCGACGGGGCCGAGCTGTACTACGAGGTGCGCGGCGACGGGCCCGCACTGCTGCTGATCAGCGGCGCAGGGGGTGACGCCGGATATTTCACGGGGATCGCCGACGAGCTGGCGGACGCCTTCACCGTGATCACGTACGACCGGCGGGGCAACTCCCGCAGCACGGGCCAGGGCGACGCGCTGATGGATCTGTCCCAGCAGGCTTCCGACGCTCGCGCGCTCATCGACGGCCTGGCGGGCGGCCGCGCCCTGGTGTTCGGCAACAGCGGAGGCGCGATCATCGGTCTCACGCTGGCCGCCCGCCACTCGGAAGTGGTCGTCGGGCTGATCGCGCACGAGCCGCCCGCCGTGAACGTCCTGCCCGACGGCGACCCCGCACGCGACTTCTTCGCCGAGGTGGCCGAGGCGTACGCGCGGGGTGGTGCCCCAGCGGCGGGCCGCCTCTTCGGGCGGACCGTGCGCGGCGAGGGCACGTACCTGTGGCCCGAAGACCTCTGGAAGAGGTTCCTCGGCAACGGCGACCACCTCTTCGGCCGGGAGTGGCCGGGCTTCGCCGCCTTCCTGCCGGACGAGGCCGCACTCTCGGGCGCCCCGTTCCCGATCGTCCTGGGGGCCGGCTCGGCGGACCGCGGTACCTACTACGCGCGGCCCTCGATCGAGATCGCCCGCAGGATCGGCGTGCCGTGGGTGGAGTTCCCCGGCATCCACATGGAGTTCCTGCCGCGCCCCGCGGGCTTCGCGGCGGCCGTACGGATCCTGGCGACGCAGATGTGGACGCGGGGCGGTGACGTGCCCCAGGGCTGGCTCGGGTGA
- a CDS encoding MDR family MFS transporter has translation MPEQSPPRASPNGRTESGRPRRRILSSLRTFVSLPPLLRLLILTQLAFNIGFYVVLPFLAEHLGTAIGMAGWMVGLVLGLRTFSQQGLFVVGGALADRYGVRPVVLAGCVLRIAGFGWLGFAEASWAVVGAVLLIGFAAALFSPAVESEVARQAVCREEAGEGPRTHVLALFTVAGQAGAFLGPFLGALLLAVDFRAVCLAGAGVFVLVLAGHAWLLPQHIPGRARVRSRGGVRRLVRNRGFLALCCAYGAYLLAYNQLYQLLPVEVERAAGSQAPLAWLFALSSLLVVTAQLPLTRWAGDRLDLRRSMAAGLLLIAAGFAVVAVARPAAWTGTVGLLPAAGYVALLTLGQMLVAPAARAWVPDLADDGRLGLYMGALSSVSGLIVLVGSAATGSLLDTGLPPAVPWLVLAVLPVAAVVLLPRHHVPSK, from the coding sequence ATGCCTGAGCAATCGCCTCCGCGTGCCTCTCCCAACGGCCGTACGGAGTCCGGCCGCCCTCGCCGCAGGATCCTTTCCTCGCTGCGGACCTTCGTCTCTCTCCCTCCGCTGCTCCGGCTGCTGATCCTCACTCAGCTCGCCTTCAACATCGGGTTCTACGTGGTGCTGCCGTTCCTCGCGGAGCACCTCGGGACGGCAATCGGCATGGCGGGCTGGATGGTCGGGCTGGTGCTGGGACTGCGGACGTTCAGCCAGCAGGGGCTGTTCGTGGTGGGCGGGGCGCTGGCCGACCGGTACGGCGTACGGCCGGTGGTGCTCGCCGGCTGTGTGCTGCGGATCGCCGGATTCGGCTGGCTCGGATTCGCGGAGGCGAGCTGGGCGGTCGTCGGAGCCGTCCTCCTGATCGGTTTCGCCGCCGCGCTGTTCTCGCCGGCCGTCGAGTCGGAGGTGGCCCGGCAGGCGGTGTGCCGCGAGGAGGCGGGGGAGGGCCCGCGCACCCACGTACTCGCCCTGTTCACCGTGGCGGGCCAGGCGGGCGCGTTCCTCGGCCCGTTCCTCGGCGCGCTGCTGCTGGCCGTGGACTTCCGCGCCGTCTGTCTCGCCGGTGCCGGAGTCTTCGTACTCGTCCTGGCCGGGCACGCGTGGCTGCTGCCGCAGCACATTCCAGGCCGGGCCCGCGTGCGGAGCCGTGGTGGCGTCCGGCGGCTGGTGCGCAACCGTGGCTTCCTCGCGCTGTGCTGCGCGTACGGCGCCTATCTGCTGGCGTACAACCAGCTCTACCAGCTCCTGCCCGTCGAGGTGGAGCGTGCGGCGGGCTCGCAGGCGCCGCTGGCCTGGCTGTTCGCGCTGTCCTCGCTGCTGGTGGTGACGGCCCAACTGCCTCTCACGCGCTGGGCGGGGGACCGGCTCGACCTGCGCCGGTCCATGGCGGCCGGGCTGCTGCTCATCGCGGCCGGTTTCGCGGTGGTCGCCGTGGCCAGGCCCGCCGCGTGGACGGGAACCGTGGGGCTCCTGCCCGCGGCCGGTTACGTCGCCCTGCTCACCCTCGGCCAGATGCTCGTCGCGCCCGCCGCCCGGGCCTGGGTGCCCGACCTCGCCGACGACGGCAGGCTCGGCCTCTACATGGGCGCGCTGTCCTCCGTCTCCGGCCTGATCGTCCTCGTCGGCAGCGCGGCCACCGGATCTCTCCTGGACACCGGCCTGCCCCCGGCCGTGCCCTGGCTGGTGCTCGCCGTGCTCCCCGTGGCGGCGGTCGTCCTGCTGCCCCGGCACCACGTGCCGAGCAAATGA